In one Arachis duranensis cultivar V14167 chromosome 9, aradu.V14167.gnm2.J7QH, whole genome shotgun sequence genomic region, the following are encoded:
- the LOC107464996 gene encoding uncharacterized protein LOC107464996 → MRYDGTQDPLEHLTAFEARMNLEGVGDEVRCRAFPVTLVGPAIRWFNGLPQGSIYGFSDISRAFLAQFTTRIAKAKHPINLLGVTQRQGELTRKYLDRFNDECLEIDGLTDSVASLCLMNGLLNENFRKHLTTKPVWTMHEIQTVAKEYINDEEVSQVVAANKRQSGYTNLGNKVTEKD, encoded by the coding sequence atgaggtacgatGGAACTCAAGACCCTCTAGAACACCTCACGGCCTTCGAAGCAAGGATGAATCTAGAGGGAGTAGGGGACGAGGTGAGGTGCCGAGCCTTTCCGGTAACCCTGGTAGGACCCGCGATCAGATGGTTTAACGGCCTCCCGCAAGGGTCCATCTACGGGTTTTCGGACATCAGTCGTGCATTCCTAGCCCAGTTTACAACACGAATAGCAAAGGCAAAGCACCCGATCAACCTTCTAGGGGTAACCCAGAGACAGGGAGAGCTgaccagaaaatacctggatCGGTTCAACGATGAATGCTTGGAAATCGATGGCCTAACCGATTCAGTGGCCAGCCTTTGCCTGATGAATGGCCTCCTCAACGAGAACTTTCGAAAACACCTTACCACGAAACCAGTTTGGACGATGCACGAGATCCAAACGGTAGCCAAGGAGTATATAAACGATGAGGAAGTCAGCCAAGTCGTGGCTGCCAATAAACGGCAGTCCGGCTACACCAACCTCGGCAACAAGGTAACGGAGAAAGACTGA